A genome region from Bradyrhizobium sp. WSM1417 includes the following:
- a CDS encoding phosphohydrolase: MQLAGWIQTFTGKKFWPLDPRPEDVDIVDIAHALAMQCRFGGHCLKFYANAEHSVYVSHHSGADALAGLLHDGSEAYLLDMLSPIKAFMPDYKAAEKRCQAVVYQAFGLPDETPASVKTADRRLLKTERMQIMAPSADPWVIDAEETLPIQIGGWSPSTAKVAFLDRFEQLRKA, translated from the coding sequence ATGCAACTCGCAGGTTGGATTCAGACGTTCACAGGTAAAAAGTTCTGGCCGCTCGATCCACGGCCTGAGGATGTCGATATCGTCGACATCGCTCACGCCCTGGCGATGCAGTGCCGGTTTGGCGGGCACTGCCTCAAATTCTACGCCAACGCCGAGCACTCGGTTTACGTCTCGCATCACAGTGGCGCCGACGCGCTCGCCGGATTGCTGCACGATGGCAGCGAGGCCTACCTGCTCGACATGTTGTCGCCCATCAAGGCTTTCATGCCGGACTACAAGGCGGCAGAGAAGCGGTGCCAGGCCGTGGTCTACCAGGCGTTTGGCCTGCCAGACGAGACGCCGGCGAGCGTTAAGACCGCCGATCGGCGCCTGCTCAAGACTGAGCGAATGCAGATCATGGCCCCTTCGGCGGATCCGTGGGTGATCGATGCCGAGGAGACGCTGCCGATCCAGATTGGAGGCTGGTCACCCTCGACGGCCAAGGTGGCCTTTCTCGATCGGTTCGAGCAGCTGAGGAAGGCGTGA
- a CDS encoding J domain-containing protein, translated as MADRSTPQAQAYPLQWPSGFPRWKQGRVSGSFKTNFETALRNVKKSLELFAKDSGKKIEFPVLSSNIDMNPLTSNSGNRPADPGVAVWFAWDGLQVCIPVDRYDTPAANLQAIHHIIEARRVELRHGTLALVRATFSGFQALPAPKGKHWRDILQVGGNPTRAVVEANYKRLAQDYHPDRAGGSIEKMSELNAARDAAIAEIG; from the coding sequence ATGGCCGATCGCTCCACACCCCAGGCGCAGGCCTATCCCCTGCAATGGCCGTCCGGTTTCCCGCGCTGGAAGCAGGGCCGCGTCTCGGGCTCGTTCAAGACGAACTTCGAGACGGCCTTGCGCAACGTCAAGAAAAGCCTCGAGCTGTTCGCCAAGGACAGCGGCAAGAAGATCGAATTCCCGGTTCTGTCGAGCAACATCGACATGAACCCGCTGACCTCGAATTCCGGCAACCGCCCCGCGGATCCCGGCGTCGCGGTCTGGTTCGCCTGGGATGGGCTGCAGGTCTGCATTCCCGTCGATCGCTACGACACGCCGGCGGCCAACCTGCAGGCCATCCATCACATCATCGAGGCACGCCGCGTCGAGCTCCGCCACGGCACGCTCGCCCTGGTGCGCGCGACCTTCTCCGGCTTCCAGGCGCTGCCGGCGCCGAAGGGCAAACATTGGCGCGACATCCTGCAGGTCGGCGGCAACCCGACCAGGGCCGTGGTCGAGGCCAACTACAAGCGCCTGGCGCAGGACTACCACCCCGACCGCGCCGGCGGCTCGATCGAGAAGATGTCCGAGCTCAACGCCGCGCGTGATGCGGCTATCGCGGAGATCGGGTGA
- a CDS encoding DUF5131 family protein — protein MADRSAIEWTDATVNFWWGCTKVGPGCDHCYAETWSKRTGGAHWGHGVPRRKIASAAKLIHRLDNDYADFAADWHVADGNAQAFGLERPRPGYRRRVFIQSMSDLFDLEVPLEWFAEAWGLIKVCNRIEIQIVTKRISAVEKRLAAIGEDLRRWPQHAGLIITVVNQDEADRDVRRLLDLKAKLGIPWVGLSCEPLLGPVDLTRICILPQRPGSIRAGIHLNALAGLYCESGMPYTGDWDVSKPAPTIPPVRLDWVIVGGESGREARVMHPDWARSLRDQCTAAGAPFLFKQWGEWAPSTPAEAKGNPRSGWQAMAAHPHVAKAAELYPEAGAKFVARVGKKAAGRLLDGVEHNGFPKVPA, from the coding sequence ATGGCAGACCGCTCGGCAATCGAATGGACCGACGCAACGGTTAACTTCTGGTGGGGCTGCACCAAGGTTGGGCCCGGCTGTGATCACTGCTATGCGGAGACCTGGTCGAAGCGCACCGGCGGGGCGCATTGGGGCCATGGTGTGCCGCGCCGGAAGATCGCAAGCGCCGCGAAGTTGATCCATCGGCTCGACAACGACTACGCCGACTTCGCCGCTGATTGGCATGTGGCCGACGGCAATGCGCAAGCCTTCGGCCTTGAACGGCCGCGGCCTGGCTACAGGCGACGCGTCTTCATTCAGTCCATGTCCGATCTCTTCGATCTGGAAGTGCCACTGGAATGGTTCGCCGAGGCCTGGGGCCTGATCAAGGTCTGCAACCGCATCGAGATCCAGATCGTCACCAAGCGCATCAGCGCCGTCGAGAAGCGTCTCGCGGCAATAGGTGAAGATCTGAGGCGATGGCCGCAGCATGCCGGCCTCATCATCACCGTCGTCAACCAGGATGAAGCCGATCGAGATGTGCGCCGCCTTCTCGATCTCAAGGCGAAGCTCGGCATTCCCTGGGTTGGGCTCAGTTGCGAGCCTCTGCTGGGTCCCGTCGATCTGACGCGCATCTGTATCTTGCCGCAGAGGCCGGGATCGATCCGCGCCGGAATCCACCTGAATGCGCTCGCCGGCCTCTACTGCGAGAGCGGCATGCCGTACACGGGCGATTGGGACGTTTCGAAGCCAGCACCCACGATTCCGCCGGTTAGGCTCGACTGGGTGATCGTCGGCGGCGAGAGCGGCCGCGAGGCGCGCGTGATGCACCCTGACTGGGCTCGATCGCTGCGCGACCAATGCACCGCAGCCGGCGCGCCCTTCCTTTTCAAGCAATGGGGCGAATGGGCTCCGTCGACGCCGGCGGAAGCGAAAGGCAACCCGCGATCCGGATGGCAAGCGATGGCTGCACATCCGCACGTCGCCAAGGCAGCCGAACTCTATCCCGAAGCCGGCGCGAAGTTCGTCGCGCGCGTCGGCAAGAAGGCAGCCGGCCGCCTTCTCGACGGCGTCGAGCACAACGGCTTCCCGAAGGTGCCGGCATGA
- a CDS encoding ParB/RepB/Spo0J family partition protein, with amino-acid sequence MTLRAIDPAPFRARYAGPASEVGERPELQWLKIAKLRIDPRYQREIGRRGGDNIVAIAPAFKWAKFAPVVVAPIDGGLFAIIDGQHRTTAAALRGFESVPCVIIQVDGAEQADAFVAINANVTAMSPLQLHAARLAAGNSDAADLTEVCREAGVTICRYPVPANKMKPGETLAVGMLQSVLAKFGREVLITALCCITKTRRGNPGMIRKQIVQAVCAVLEAESTWLADRNRLIFAMQTFDFAAQFSAAAAKSIDAGETVSALLVEAIAAHLDGKVETAPPAAAPPAPAAAKSPAATATPPAAPKPATSPKPASNGRPSGPLSISREEVSCNGLRIRVVPRAALLLQALAKAQPQCVGDEWLIQKIWSVRPNNAGELLDQLVRDLDGLKKLGLEVRTQRGIGRQLVEIPR; translated from the coding sequence ATGACGCTCCGCGCCATCGACCCGGCGCCCTTCCGCGCCCGTTACGCCGGTCCGGCCTCGGAGGTCGGCGAGCGGCCGGAGCTGCAGTGGCTCAAGATCGCAAAACTTCGGATCGACCCGCGCTATCAGCGCGAGATCGGCCGCCGCGGCGGCGACAACATCGTTGCGATCGCACCGGCGTTCAAATGGGCGAAGTTCGCGCCGGTGGTGGTCGCGCCGATCGACGGCGGCCTGTTTGCCATCATTGATGGTCAGCACCGCACCACAGCTGCGGCGCTGCGGGGCTTCGAGTCCGTGCCCTGCGTCATCATCCAGGTCGACGGCGCCGAGCAGGCTGACGCCTTCGTCGCCATCAATGCCAACGTCACTGCGATGTCGCCCCTGCAGCTGCACGCCGCGCGCCTGGCCGCAGGCAACAGCGACGCGGCCGATCTGACCGAAGTCTGCCGCGAGGCGGGCGTCACGATCTGCCGCTACCCGGTTCCGGCGAACAAGATGAAGCCAGGCGAAACCCTCGCCGTGGGCATGCTGCAGTCGGTACTCGCCAAGTTCGGCCGTGAGGTGCTCATCACCGCGCTGTGCTGCATCACCAAGACCCGGCGTGGCAATCCCGGGATGATCCGCAAGCAGATCGTGCAGGCGGTGTGCGCCGTCCTCGAGGCCGAGAGCACGTGGCTTGCCGATCGCAATCGCCTGATCTTCGCCATGCAGACCTTCGACTTCGCGGCGCAGTTTTCCGCAGCCGCGGCCAAGTCGATCGATGCAGGCGAAACCGTCTCGGCCCTTCTGGTCGAGGCGATCGCGGCCCATCTCGACGGCAAGGTCGAGACGGCGCCGCCCGCGGCCGCTCCTCCAGCCCCGGCGGCCGCGAAGTCACCCGCAGCTACGGCGACGCCGCCGGCGGCGCCGAAGCCTGCGACCAGCCCAAAGCCTGCGAGCAACGGGCGCCCGTCGGGCCCGCTCTCGATCAGCCGGGAGGAAGTCAGCTGCAATGGTCTGCGCATCCGCGTGGTCCCGCGTGCGGCACTGCTGCTGCAGGCGCTTGCGAAGGCCCAGCCGCAGTGTGTCGGCGACGAATGGCTGATCCAGAAGATCTGGAGCGTGCGGCCGAACAATGCGGGCGAATTGCTCGACCAGCTCGTCCGTGATCTCGACGGGCTGAAGAAGCTTGGCCTCGAGGTGCGGACGCAACGGGGCATCGGCCGGCAGCTGGTGGAAATTCCGAGATGA
- a CDS encoding MT-A70 family methyltransferase has protein sequence MTQLAAYDRARVALAEATRVDQVLSIRDEMQHVKLYARQIQDKALLEDAIVLQTRTERRLGILLAAAKEAGQIAEGRKRKDDTEGERVTLTEIGVDRKLSARAQKAAALDDEHFERLIEHTREKVRGGGAILVDPVSAATKEAEIADRRAQHAARTLNGGCIADLGALALTGKRFGSIGSDPQWKFLTRSAAGEGRSANIHYKTEEVDKIKDLPVNELLADDGAFYMWMVDWCPQDALDLLAHWGLKHVTTAFTWVKQNASGEGWHMGQGYWTRANPEQCWLATKGNPKRLYADVRQLIVAPVMEHSRKPDEWLDRIERLTEGDYLELQARRPRKGWTSWGDELEWTGAAA, from the coding sequence ATGACCCAGCTCGCCGCCTACGATCGCGCCCGCGTCGCGCTTGCCGAGGCCACCCGGGTCGACCAGGTGCTCTCGATCCGCGACGAGATGCAGCACGTCAAGCTCTATGCCCGGCAGATCCAGGACAAGGCCTTGCTCGAGGACGCGATCGTTCTGCAGACCCGAACCGAACGCCGCCTGGGAATCCTGCTCGCGGCCGCCAAGGAAGCCGGCCAGATCGCGGAAGGCCGCAAGCGGAAAGACGACACGGAAGGCGAGCGCGTTACGCTGACCGAGATCGGCGTCGACCGCAAACTGTCGGCAAGGGCACAGAAGGCCGCGGCGCTCGATGACGAGCATTTCGAGCGCTTGATCGAGCACACCCGCGAGAAAGTCCGCGGCGGCGGCGCCATCCTGGTCGATCCTGTCAGCGCCGCGACCAAGGAAGCCGAGATCGCCGATCGCCGTGCCCAGCACGCCGCCCGCACCCTCAACGGCGGCTGCATCGCGGATCTCGGCGCGCTGGCACTGACCGGCAAGCGCTTCGGTTCGATCGGTTCTGACCCGCAATGGAAGTTTTTGACCAGGTCGGCCGCCGGCGAGGGCCGGTCCGCCAACATCCATTACAAGACCGAAGAGGTCGACAAGATCAAGGACCTCCCCGTCAACGAGCTTCTCGCCGACGATGGCGCCTTCTACATGTGGATGGTCGACTGGTGCCCGCAGGATGCGCTCGATCTGCTCGCGCATTGGGGCCTCAAGCACGTCACCACGGCCTTCACCTGGGTCAAGCAGAACGCATCCGGCGAGGGCTGGCATATGGGGCAGGGCTATTGGACCCGCGCTAATCCAGAGCAGTGCTGGCTCGCGACCAAAGGCAACCCCAAACGTCTCTACGCCGACGTGCGCCAGCTGATCGTCGCCCCGGTGATGGAGCATTCCCGCAAGCCCGACGAATGGCTCGACCGGATCGAGCGCCTCACTGAAGGCGATTACCTCGAGCTTCAGGCACGGCGGCCGCGAAAAGGATGGACGAGCTGGGGTGACGAGCTCGAATGGACGGGGGCCGCAGCATGA
- a CDS encoding CHC2 zinc finger domain-containing protein has protein sequence MARITDDELDDIRARNPIADVASGYTKLRRAGGRLVGPCPICGGRTSSQRFEVIEKEGTWLCAVCPDGGDVIRLVEKVEGCDFRAAIEKLGGRTAIDAARAKELFEERERKRLAREKTSADYREAERKRLFRTWKGALPIHDTVAARYLEGRGLALPDHCPGLRFMPTMSYWHGETIDERGRKAPRQIYAGPAMCGAFIRPDGKFGGLHLTWLNVATSPDDVTAPAPVKAEILDPDSGEVLNSKKMRGSKTGAYIAIVMHDAPRRLVIGEGIETVLSVWTAMHQAGRPLDDMAFWAAGDLGNLAGRANKTVNHPTLKRPNGQPQKVPDRFPDLDDLGLSIPDSVEELILLGDGDSEKVLTENAMERAARRYARQGRVIRIAFAPSGLDFNDLLKAEAA, from the coding sequence ATGGCCCGCATCACCGACGACGAGCTCGACGACATCCGCGCCCGCAACCCGATCGCGGACGTCGCCAGTGGCTACACCAAGCTGCGCCGCGCCGGCGGCCGGCTGGTCGGTCCATGCCCGATCTGCGGCGGGCGCACCAGCTCGCAGCGTTTCGAGGTGATCGAGAAGGAGGGCACTTGGCTCTGTGCCGTGTGTCCAGACGGCGGCGACGTGATCCGCCTGGTCGAGAAGGTCGAGGGCTGCGACTTCCGCGCCGCGATCGAGAAGCTCGGCGGCCGTACCGCGATCGATGCGGCCCGCGCCAAGGAATTGTTCGAGGAACGGGAGCGCAAGCGCCTGGCGCGCGAGAAGACCTCGGCCGACTACCGCGAGGCCGAGCGCAAGCGGCTGTTCCGGACGTGGAAAGGCGCACTGCCGATTCACGACACCGTCGCCGCGCGCTATCTCGAGGGCCGGGGCCTGGCGCTGCCTGATCATTGCCCCGGCCTGCGCTTTATGCCCACAATGTCCTATTGGCACGGCGAGACGATCGACGAGCGCGGCCGCAAGGCGCCGCGGCAGATCTATGCGGGCCCGGCGATGTGCGGCGCCTTCATACGGCCGGACGGAAAGTTCGGCGGGCTTCACCTGACCTGGCTGAACGTCGCTACGTCACCTGATGACGTAACCGCGCCGGCGCCGGTGAAAGCCGAGATCCTCGATCCGGATTCCGGCGAGGTCCTCAACTCAAAGAAGATGCGCGGATCCAAGACCGGCGCCTATATCGCCATCGTGATGCACGACGCGCCGCGGCGCCTGGTGATCGGCGAGGGGATCGAAACGGTGCTGTCGGTCTGGACCGCGATGCACCAGGCCGGCCGGCCGCTCGATGACATGGCCTTCTGGGCCGCCGGCGACCTGGGCAATCTCGCCGGCCGAGCGAACAAGACGGTCAACCACCCGACCTTGAAGCGGCCGAACGGTCAGCCCCAGAAGGTGCCCGATCGCTTCCCCGACCTCGACGATCTCGGCCTGTCGATCCCCGATTCCGTGGAGGAACTGATCCTGCTCGGCGACGGCGACAGCGAAAAGGTGCTGACCGAGAACGCCATGGAACGCGCAGCGCGCCGCTACGCGCGGCAAGGGCGCGTGATCCGGATTGCGTTTGCGCCGTCCGGGCTCGATTTCAATGACCTGCTGAAGGCGGAGGCGGCGTGA
- a CDS encoding phage/plasmid primase, P4 family: MTLEAVLDLVDNAPAFVDVDPATLAQAERKFGLEQLNAGLAQIRAAEGVDRAPMLASIAEQLGELAGAGAIDERFAKASLEDAAAGVGLIRDLGAKAVKSAIAAGLKLGRKSPRDLTEVRRAASSAALGAPHDDGRPREAGDNVISFPADRPDLAFSSFASSSPRTPSGEEESQNETLTNEDKDQGPPDDEISDQTFRDCAELDQSDVDNGKRLIAYFGRDLMVRQEDDVAAGQMLAWTGTHWDLAGGEALAHLIGQRVGDLIKLEAAYIEFSNSEARAVNAAEAAAKELKDLVPDTPEQFARVEELGAIVAAGKKARTALSTRRANRKKWGIATKNAGRIAAMIKCAAPHLRRHPDAFNADPLKVATLTHTLSFVPMLDPENPDPDGKRQLVVDGRVQYEMVAKPGHEREDLLTAVIPYAYKKGATAREFNVFLDLFQPEAKKRRTVQQYSGMSLTAQPVQRVMFHTGTGGNGKSVFLEVLARVFGDGLSVGVPAETVSGVVANNPSAPTPDIARCYAKRYLRIAELPKDAPLKMETIKKLTGGERWPVRTMYKGYFEFKPTAKPHMSGNGEPKFDGSDGGMKRRLAIVEWSVTLPPEKHRDFEDVVTEIVAEGSGILNWLIAGALDFLNNGFILSEDVLQTTAEHFAEMDPVGQFADAHVKPDAGGPGVPARAMFLAYKAWSEANGKAHMHETRFGRTMKKKFKRDDSGRIHRYVDVALHDVPESPHQQSTPSSPPDDGYQPPTRHPGDDEI, translated from the coding sequence ATGACCCTCGAAGCCGTCCTCGACCTGGTCGACAACGCTCCCGCGTTCGTCGACGTCGACCCCGCAACCCTCGCACAGGCTGAGCGCAAGTTCGGACTCGAGCAGCTGAACGCCGGCCTGGCGCAGATCCGCGCAGCCGAGGGCGTCGATCGCGCGCCCATGCTGGCGTCGATCGCCGAGCAGCTCGGCGAGCTCGCGGGCGCCGGCGCGATCGACGAGCGCTTCGCCAAGGCCTCGCTCGAGGATGCGGCCGCCGGCGTCGGTCTGATCCGCGATCTGGGTGCGAAGGCCGTCAAGAGCGCGATCGCCGCCGGCCTGAAGCTTGGCCGGAAGTCGCCCCGGGATTTAACCGAGGTGCGACGCGCCGCTTCTTCAGCGGCGCTTGGAGCACCTCATGATGATGGGCGCCCGCGAGAGGCGGGCGACAATGTGATCTCTTTCCCGGCCGATCGGCCGGACCTTGCGTTTTCTTCTTTCGCTTCGTCCTCCCCCCGCACCCCCTCGGGGGAAGAAGAGAGTCAGAATGAAACCCTCACAAACGAGGATAAGGATCAGGGACCGCCGGACGACGAAATCAGCGACCAGACGTTCCGGGACTGCGCGGAGCTCGATCAATCCGACGTCGACAACGGCAAGCGCCTGATTGCCTATTTCGGGCGCGACCTGATGGTGAGGCAGGAAGACGATGTTGCGGCCGGCCAGATGCTGGCCTGGACCGGCACGCATTGGGATCTCGCCGGCGGCGAAGCGCTCGCACATCTGATCGGCCAGCGCGTCGGCGACCTGATCAAGCTGGAAGCGGCCTACATCGAGTTTTCGAATTCGGAGGCCCGCGCGGTCAACGCGGCCGAGGCGGCGGCCAAGGAGCTCAAAGACCTCGTCCCGGATACGCCCGAGCAATTTGCGAGGGTTGAGGAGCTCGGCGCGATCGTCGCTGCGGGGAAAAAGGCGCGGACAGCGCTCTCGACGCGGCGCGCCAATCGCAAGAAATGGGGCATCGCCACCAAGAACGCCGGGCGCATCGCCGCCATGATCAAATGCGCAGCGCCACATCTGCGCCGGCATCCCGATGCCTTCAACGCGGATCCGCTCAAGGTCGCGACTTTGACGCACACACTGTCGTTCGTGCCCATGCTCGATCCTGAAAATCCAGACCCCGACGGCAAGCGCCAGCTGGTGGTCGACGGCCGCGTTCAGTACGAGATGGTCGCCAAGCCCGGCCACGAACGCGAGGACCTGCTCACGGCCGTGATACCCTACGCCTACAAGAAGGGTGCGACGGCGCGCGAGTTCAACGTCTTCCTCGATCTGTTCCAGCCGGAAGCCAAGAAGCGCCGAACCGTGCAGCAATACTCCGGCATGAGCCTCACGGCCCAGCCGGTGCAGCGGGTCATGTTCCACACCGGCACCGGCGGCAACGGCAAGAGCGTCTTCCTCGAGGTGCTGGCGCGCGTGTTCGGCGACGGCCTGTCCGTCGGCGTGCCCGCGGAAACGGTCTCGGGCGTGGTCGCGAACAATCCAAGCGCGCCGACGCCCGACATCGCCCGCTGCTACGCCAAGCGCTACCTGCGCATTGCCGAGCTGCCGAAGGATGCTCCGCTCAAGATGGAGACCATCAAGAAGCTGACCGGCGGCGAACGCTGGCCGGTGCGCACGATGTACAAGGGCTATTTCGAGTTCAAGCCGACGGCCAAGCCGCACATGAGCGGCAACGGCGAGCCGAAGTTCGATGGCTCCGACGGCGGCATGAAGCGGCGCCTGGCGATCGTGGAATGGTCGGTGACGCTGCCGCCGGAAAAGCATCGCGACTTCGAGGACGTCGTCACCGAGATCGTTGCCGAAGGCTCCGGCATCCTGAACTGGCTGATCGCCGGCGCCCTCGACTTTCTCAACAACGGCTTCATCCTCTCCGAGGACGTGCTGCAGACCACCGCAGAGCACTTCGCCGAGATGGATCCTGTCGGCCAGTTTGCCGACGCACATGTGAAACCTGACGCCGGCGGACCAGGCGTGCCGGCACGCGCGATGTTTCTTGCCTACAAGGCCTGGAGCGAAGCCAACGGCAAGGCGCACATGCACGAGACCCGGTTCGGCCGCACCATGAAGAAGAAGTTCAAGCGCGACGACAGCGGCCGCATCCACCGCTATGTCGACGTCGCGTTGCACGACGTGCCGGAGAGCCCACACCAGCAGAGTACACCATCCTCACCGCCGGACGACGGCTACCAACCGCCGACCCGCCACCCTGGCGATGACGAAATCTGA
- a CDS encoding GIY-YIG nuclease family protein: MPSGARPERRRVPVARKPRDLSRGSKIYFILCQATGRVKCGVANDPRARLSGLQVGSPTPLKLIAEIDGDDAKEKLIHRRLDPWHIHGEWFHYVPDVCGIIVDEISSFFKRLYLGDDIVRTFAADGIPQHTRPTDPRIHRFIADYTVSSPGARTQSSNLYKAFEVWCGSAGIIACSQKAFTMAMANAGYRRITSSVVFFLDIALKAHP, encoded by the coding sequence ATGCCGAGCGGTGCCCGGCCTGAACGGCGTCGAGTGCCGGTAGCGAGAAAACCTCGCGATCTCAGCCGCGGATCTAAGATCTATTTCATTCTTTGTCAGGCGACAGGCCGTGTGAAATGTGGCGTGGCGAATGATCCGCGGGCGAGACTTTCGGGGTTGCAGGTTGGATCACCGACGCCCTTGAAGCTGATTGCAGAGATCGACGGTGACGACGCGAAGGAGAAGTTGATCCATAGGCGGTTGGATCCATGGCACATCCACGGCGAATGGTTTCACTACGTGCCAGATGTGTGCGGCATTATCGTTGACGAGATTTCCTCGTTTTTTAAGAGGTTGTACCTAGGTGATGATATTGTCCGGACGTTTGCAGCTGATGGCATTCCGCAGCACACCAGGCCGACAGACCCACGCATACACCGCTTCATCGCCGACTATACCGTCAGCAGCCCTGGCGCCCGCACGCAGTCCAGCAACCTCTACAAGGCATTCGAGGTGTGGTGCGGATCGGCGGGAATAATTGCTTGCAGCCAAAAAGCGTTCACGATGGCCATGGCAAACGCCGGTTATCGCCGCATCACATCCAGCGTCGTGTTCTTCCTCGACATTGCGCTGAAAGCACATCCATAG
- a CDS encoding transcription termination/antitermination NusG family protein translates to MKPLSTAPLPDPQLVRKTRSQLFREAEIAVAEMTKRFDVSKLRNAEIVEGELAKWYVVEVYASEQHDVAVELAKHRFGVYVPVISETVILRGRKIDRRIPLLSGYVFVFMWFNDRHWRWISDTPGVVSILGWIDDREIHRVRFEESCEQLSAEDRRKVEQRVLSKLHKRAGSSRRKKRRSKKGNLKTQEAA, encoded by the coding sequence ATGAAGCCGCTGTCGACCGCACCACTTCCGGATCCACAATTGGTCCGCAAGACGCGATCCCAACTGTTCCGCGAAGCAGAGATTGCCGTCGCCGAGATGACGAAACGGTTCGACGTCTCAAAGCTGCGCAACGCTGAGATCGTCGAAGGTGAACTGGCTAAATGGTATGTGGTCGAGGTGTATGCATCCGAACAGCATGACGTTGCCGTTGAACTGGCAAAGCATCGGTTCGGCGTCTACGTTCCAGTGATCAGCGAAACCGTAATCCTGCGGGGACGCAAGATCGACCGGCGCATTCCGTTGTTGTCGGGCTACGTCTTCGTCTTCATGTGGTTTAACGACAGACACTGGCGCTGGATCTCGGACACACCTGGCGTCGTCAGCATTCTTGGATGGATCGATGACAGAGAGATCCACCGTGTTCGATTTGAGGAAAGCTGCGAACAGTTGAGCGCGGAGGATCGCAGGAAGGTAGAGCAACGCGTGCTGAGCAAGCTGCATAAGCGGGCAGGATCGTCGCGCCGGAAGAAGCGGCGATCGAAAAAGGGCAACCTCAAAACTCAGGAGGCCGCTTGA
- a CDS encoding HNH endonuclease encodes MRQIIKVRGRRCEDPQHDIAKPRDGIRLYGDHIIELADRGPKLDPSNVLLRCGPCHGRKTAEARAARAQGRGGPSISGA; translated from the coding sequence ATGAGACAGATCATCAAGGTTAGGGGCAGGCGATGCGAAGATCCGCAGCATGACATAGCCAAGCCGCGCGATGGCATTCGGCTCTACGGTGACCACATCATCGAGCTTGCTGATCGTGGACCCAAGCTCGATCCATCCAACGTGCTGCTGCGTTGCGGTCCGTGCCACGGTCGCAAGACGGCCGAAGCCAGGGCCGCTCGCGCCCAAGGCCGAGGGGGGCCTTCAATCTCTGGCGCGTAA